One genomic window of Parasteatoda tepidariorum isolate YZ-2023 chromosome 9, CAS_Ptep_4.0, whole genome shotgun sequence includes the following:
- the LOC139426445 gene encoding uncharacterized protein: MNKLVQYLSEEVEGALTTLKIRGEQNFEYTFKTSTAALHVNSKKTNLTKKPSPFCAFCEINGHWQQDCTNITDIDTRSPKLKTSGRCFLCTNRGYRIKNCLRKDKAFCIRCKKKHHVSICRNNSSNQPSHSISTNNTDTRTPNFTHLQTARVYITGLTGITKLTRCILDCGSQTSFIHSNLVDYLKLDVISSDSLEIHAFESSSN, translated from the coding sequence ATGAATAAACTAGTGCAATATTTATCTGAAGAAGTAGAAGGTGCTCTCACAACACTAAAAATTCGAGGTGAGCAAAACTTTGAATACACATTTAAGACATCTACAGCAGCCTTGCATGTGAATTCTAAGAAGACTAACCTGACTAAAAAACCATCTCCATTTTGCGCCTTCTGTGAAATTAACGGTCACTGGCAGCAAGATTGTACGAATATAACTGATATCGATACCCGAAGCCCAAAATTAAAAACCTCTGGTAGATGCTTCCTGTGTACTAATCGTGgctatagaataaaaaattgcctTCGAAAAGATAAAGCGTTCTGTATAAGATGCAAAAAGAAGCACCATGTCTCTATTTGTAGAAATAACAGTTCAAATCAACCTAGCCACTCTATTTCTACAAATAACACAGATACTCGTACACCTAATTTTACTCACTTACAGACCGCTAGAGTATATATAACTGGCCTAACTGGTATTACTAAGCTTACAAGATGCATTTTAGATTGTGGGAGCCAAACCAGTTTCATTCATTCAAATCTTGTAGACTACCTAAAATTAGATGTCATTAGCTCTGATTCACTTGAAATTCATGCATTCGAATCATCATCAAATTAG
- the LOC139426446 gene encoding uncharacterized protein, translated as MQEMPIEVFISTDYYWTVVNSEIPFRLSETIVLIPSVFGWILSGSRSHTSVASLSSVHKISIKLPYTLDDRVRKFWDLDTLGIKAMQDREMSIRNSEILEDFRSSYEVLENRRVVSLPWKKDVSLSSNNYHVASKRFNTLCKKLQTDLSSKEMYVTLMEDYIDKRQVEIAPDNHDKEEKSYYIPHHVVIKEKNAEIKGRIVFCASSYTPGHLSLNDVLEQGPN; from the coding sequence ATGCAAGAGATGCCTATAGAAGTTTTCATTAGTACAGATTATTACTGGACGGTGGTGAATTCTGAGATTCCTTTCAGACTTTCGGAAACAATTGTGCTCATTCCATCAGTCTTTGGCTGGATTTTGTCTGGATCCAGATCCCATACATCTGTCGCTTCTTTATCGTCAGTTCATAAAATTAGCATCAAATTACCATATACTTTGGATGATCGAGTTAGGAAATTCTGGGACTTAGATACTTTAGGTATTAAAGCCATGCAAGACAGAGAAATGTCCATTCGCAATTCTGAAATATTGGAAGACTTTCGCAGTTCTTATGAAGTCCTAGAAAATCGTCGTGTTGTTAGTTTACCTTGGAAGAAAGATGTTTCTCTTTCTTCAAATAACTATCACGTAGCATCAAAACGCTTCAATACATTGTGCAAGAAGCTCCAAACAGATCTTAGCTCAAAGGAAATGTATGTTACACTCATGGAAGATTACATAGACAAAAGGCAAGTTGAAATAGCACCGGATAATCAtgataaggaagaaaaaagctATTACATACCCCATCATGTAGTCATTAAAGAGAAAAACGCAGAAATTAAGGGACGAATAGTGTTCTGCGCCTCTTCTTACACACCAGGCCATCTATCATTAAACGATGTTCTAGAACAAGGTCCTAACTGA
- the LOC107453192 gene encoding uncharacterized protein codes for MWEKDRCATKFLWFKTRKNATLDELSCMYSNIYPTAAKHLKGNIFKDDFVVGVDSEIEAKTLFHEMRELPSLISLPLAKWGTNSQVLKNEWKKEKIKFKYTWLCGIDWDELLPPSIASRWSKWTIDLPNLNNIRIPRWIGISSDVTIHVLCDASERAYGTVLYVRFTEDTKFHIRMVCSSNRLSSLKRITLPRLELLAELLGARLLHYFCTETKLDRNTATLWSDSTVVLNWIQGDTNRWKTFYLKPNERNSQLQKSNTTAALSWQQISQQIVAPLPRDRITPCLPFTTIGIDFAGPLYVRNLKPLNTVYIALFTCLTTRAVHVELVSDLTTDKFLMALKIFVGRRGIPHTIYTDNATTFHAANKELSILWDNLTSSKVQQYYAQTGIKRKFIVTRAAWWGGWWERLIGLTKRCLRKSLGRTLLDEEGLSTALVGVEAALNSRPLAYEQGNDDPEETLTPSHFLTGKRLTTIPSQPVASNRNLTKLYKQQQDLLDAFWKKWSKDYLLQLRSFHQVRNIQKSSHVRVGDIVLLHEDVRPRHTWKRALVTGLIKGRDEKVRTCTLRSDGKKISRPVQLATCKCVW; via the exons ATGTGGGAAAAAGACAGATGTGCTACTAAGTTTTTGTGGTTCAAAACTAGGAAAAATG CTACCCTTGACGAATTATCCTGCATGTACTCCAACATTTATCCCACAGCAGCTAAACATCTAAAAGGCAATATTTTCAAGGATGATTTCGTTGTGGGAGTAGATTCAGAAATCGAAGCGAAAACCCTATTTCATGAAATGCGAGAACTCCCGAGTCTTATAAGCCTTCCTTTAGCAAAATGGGGTACCAACTCACAAGTTTTGAAAAACGaatggaagaaagaaaaaataaagtttaaat aTACATGGCTATGTGGTATTGACTGGGACGAACTTTTACCCCCATCTATCGCATCAAGGTGGTCAAAATGGACGATAGACTTAccaaatttaaacaacattcGAATCCCCAGATGGATTGGAATATCTTCTGATGTTACCATTCACGTACTCTGCGATGCTTCGGAACGCGCTTACGGAACAGTGTTATACGTACGATTCACAGAAGATACTAAATTTCATATTCGAATGGTTTGCAGTAGTAATAGGCTTTCTTCTCTGAAAAGAATAACACTTCCCCGCTTAGAGCTGTTAGCCGAATTATTGGGTGCTCGATTACTCCATTATTTTTGTACAGAAACTAAACTGGATAGGAACACAGCGACACTTTGGAGTGACTCAACAGTTGTCTTAAATTGGATACAAGGTGATACAAATCGTTGGAAAACCTTTTATCTGAAACCGAACGAACGAAATTCTCAATTACAGAAATCCAACACAACGGCGGCATTGTCCTG GCAACAAATAAGTCAACAAATCGTAGCTCCTTTACCAAGGGACAGAATTACACCTTGTCTTCCATTTACTACTATTGGCATAGATTTCGCTGGCCCACTTTATGTTCGTAACTTGAAACCTTTAAATACAGTCTATATCGCACTTTTCACTTGCTTAACTACTCGTGCCGTACATGTTGAACTAGTTTCAGATCTCACTACTGACAAATTTCTCATggccttaaaaatatttgtagggAGAAGAGGAATCCCTCATACAATATACACTGACAATGCCACTACCTTCCATGCCGCTAATAAAGAGCTATCCATTTTATGGGACAACTTGACATCGTCAAAAGTTCAGCAATATTATGCCCAGACGGGAATTAAGaggaaatttattgttacacgAGCGGCTTGGTGGGGAGGATGGTGGGAACGTTTGATCGGACTAACAAAAAGATGTTTGCGAAAATCCCTAGGTCGAACCTTGTTAGATGAAGAAGGTCTTTCTACAGCATTAGTTGGTGTTGAAGCCGCATTAAATAGTCGACCGTTAGCTTATGAGCAAGGAAATGATGATCCTGAAGAAACATTAACACCATCCCATTTTCTTACCGGTAAAAGACTTACAACCATACCTTCACAGCCTGTAGCATCTAATAGAAATCTGACAAAATTGTACAAGCAACAACAGGATTTATTAGACGCATTTTGGAAGAAATGGTCAAAGGactatttattgcaattaagaTCTTTCCACCAAGTTCGTAACATTCAAAAATCATCTCATGTTCGTGTTGGAGACATAGTATTACTTCACGAAGATGTAAGACCACGACATACGTGGAAAAGAGCATTGGTAACCGGACTAATTAAAGGACGCGATGAAAAAGTCCGCACTTGTACTTTACGTTCTGATGGCAAGAAAATCTCCCGACCTGTTCAACTTGCGACCTGTAAGTGTGTCTGGTAA